The genomic interval ACGACGGCCGAGACGGATCTCGACGGGGCGGGGGAAGACGGCGACTGCCCGGCGCTGTTCCGCTCCGCGCCGTCCTCGGTCGAGTTCAAGAAGCTGCGTAAGCGCCTGCTGCGCCAGGCCCGCCAGGCCATCGAGGACTACGCCATGCTGCCGGCCCGCGCGGACGGTTACCCCCCGAAATGGCTGGTCTGCCTGTCCGGCGGCAAGGACAGCTACACCCTGCTTGCCGTCCTCATGGACCTGAAATGGCGCGGATTACTGCCAGTAGATCTGATCGCCTGTAATCTGGATCAGGCTCAGCCGGGGTTTCCGGCCGATGTCCTGCCGGCCTTCTTCGAGAAGAACGCAATAAAGCACGTCATCGTGCGCGAGGACACCTATTCGATCGTCACCGACAAGATCCCTGCCCACAAGACCTATTGTTCACTGTGCTCACGGTTGCGTCGCGGAATCCTTTATCGCATCGCGAGAGAACAGGGGTGCGAGGCGATTGTACTCGGGCATCACCGCGAGGACATCCTCGAAACCTTCTTCATGAACCTGTTCCACGGCGGCAGGCTGGCATCGATGCCGCCGAAACTGCTTAACGACGACGGCGACCTGTTCGTTCTGCGTCCGCTATCCTATTGCTCCGAAAACGATATCGCCCGCTTCGCGCGTGCCATGGCGTTCCCGATCATCCCCTGCAACCTGTGCGGATCCCAGGACGGCCTGCAGCGCGAGGAGATCAAGCGCATGTTGCAGGCCTGGGAACAACAGGCGCCGGGCCGGCTCGGGGTCATGGCGCGCGCCCTCGCGCACACCCGCCCGTCGCATCTGCTCGATCGGTCCCTTTATGATTTCAATGGCTTGAGTCCAAGGGCTGATGCTGTCGAGGCAGCGTCCTCTAGTTCGGAGGAGCCTTGCGGCGCCAGCCTTGCGATGCTCGGTTCCCTGTTCGCCGCGCAGTAGAGGCAATGCCTGCCTCTGAACCTTGGTGGTGGGATCCGCTCAACGGATGTCGCCGAGTCCCTCGAACCCGCCCGCCGGGCGGTTGCGCACCAGAATGACCAGACCAGATTCGGACGGCGCGGCGCCCGCCTTGGCCAACCCGCCGTGGGCGCGACAGAGTTCCTCGTCCGTCAGCCGTTCGGCCGGAGCAAAAATCGTGAGGGTAGAGCACTCCACACGGCGCAGGTTCATCGCCCTGTCGTCCGCCTGCGGCGAGAGGGCATATCCCACCAGACCAATACCCAAAGTCGCGATCGAAAGCTTCAACATCGTCCCCGCTCCCTGATTGGCGGACCTGTCCAGGTCCTTGTCCGACAGGACGGAGAATGGCGGTACACGACTGTACTGACCCTTAATCCGGCATTCACCTG from Polymorphum gilvum SL003B-26A1 carries:
- the ttcA gene encoding tRNA 2-thiocytidine(32) synthetase TtcA, yielding MTDGNATTAETDLDGAGEDGDCPALFRSAPSSVEFKKLRKRLLRQARQAIEDYAMLPARADGYPPKWLVCLSGGKDSYTLLAVLMDLKWRGLLPVDLIACNLDQAQPGFPADVLPAFFEKNAIKHVIVREDTYSIVTDKIPAHKTYCSLCSRLRRGILYRIAREQGCEAIVLGHHREDILETFFMNLFHGGRLASMPPKLLNDDGDLFVLRPLSYCSENDIARFARAMAFPIIPCNLCGSQDGLQREEIKRMLQAWEQQAPGRLGVMARALAHTRPSHLLDRSLYDFNGLSPRADAVEAASSSSEEPCGASLAMLGSLFAAQ